GGAATTGACGGGGGCCCGCACAAGCAGTGGAGCATGTGGTTTAATTCGAAGCAACGCGAAGAACCTTACCAGGTCTTGACATCCTTTGACCACCCTAGAGATAGGGCTTTCCCCTTCGGGGGACAAAGTGACAGGTGGTGCATGGTTGTCGTCAGCTCGTGTCGTGAGATGTTGGGTTAAGTCCCGCAACGAGCGCAACCCTTGATCTTAGTTGCCAGCATTCAGTTGGGCACTCTAAGGTGACTGCCGGTGACAAACCGGAGGAAGGTGGGGACGACGTCAAATCATCATGCCCCTTATGACCTGGGCTACACACGTGCTACAATGGATGGTACAAAGGGCTGCAAAACCGCGAGGTTGAGCGAATCCCATAAAGCCATTCTCAGTTCGGATTGTAGGCTGCAACTCGCCTACATGAAGCCGGAATTGCTAGTAATCGCGGATCAGCATGCCGCGGTGAATACGTTCCCGGGCCTTGTACACACCGCCCGTCACACCACGAGAGTTTGTAACACCCGAAGTCGGTGGGGTAACCTTTATGGAGCCAGCCGCCTAAGGTGGGACAGATGATTGGGGTGAAGTCGTAACAAGGTAGCCGTATCGGAAGGTGCGGCTGGATCACCTCCTTTCTATGGAGTATTTTAACTCTAGTCGATGTATGACCTTGGGTCATATGCGCTTTGGATCTTTTGTTCAGTTTTGAGAGAACACAAAACTCTCAACATAAGCTAAGGGAATAAGGAACCACGCTAAGTTCGCAACGTCCTGTTGCAACGCCTGGTACTTACATCCTGTAAGCATTGTTCTTTGAAAACTAGATAATGAAATGTAAACATGAACGTTCATCGAAAGATTGAACGAGAATGTCAAGAATTCAACAACCTTTTTTAATTTTTTTTGGTTAAGTTAGAAAGGGCGCACGGTGAATGCCTTGGCACTAGGAGCCGAAGAAGGACGCGACGAACAGCGAAATGCCTCGGGAAGTTGTAAGTAAACGTTGATCCGAGGGTATCCGAATGGGGGAACCCACTATTCGTAATGGAATAGTACCCATGCCTGAATACATAGGGCATGAGGAGGCAGACCTGGGGAACTGAAACATCTAAGTACCCAGAGGAAGAGAAAGCAAATGCGATTACCTGAGTAGCGGCGAGCGAAACGGTAACAGCCCAAACCAAGAGGCTTGCCTCTTGGGGTTGTAGGACACTCAATACGGAGTTACAAAGAAATAGGATAGGCGAAGCGATCTGGAAAGGTCCGCGGTACAAGGTAACAGCCCTGTAGTCGAAATTCTATTTTCTCCTGAGTGGATCCTGAGTACGGCGGGACACGTGAAACCCCGTCGGAATCCGGGAGGACCATCTCCCAAGGCTAAATACTCCCTAGTGACCGATAGTGAACCAGTACCGTGAGGGAAAGGTGAAAAGCACCCCGGAAGGGGAGTGAAACAGATCCTGAAACCGTGTGCCTACAACTAGTTGGAGCCCATTAACGGGTGACAGCGTGCCTTTTGTAGAATGAACCGGCGAGTTACGATGTCGTGCAAGGTTAAGCTGATAAGGCGGAGCCGTAGCGAAAGCGAGTCTGAATAGGGCGATGAAGTACGACGTCGTAGACCCGAAACCGTGTGATCTACCCATGTCCAGGGTGAAGTTCAGGTAACACTGAATGGAGGCCCGAACCCACGCATGTTGAAAAATGCGGGGATGAGGTGTGGGTAGGGGTGAAATGCCAATCGAACTCGGAAATAGCTGGTTCTCCCCGAAATAGCTTTAGGGCTAGCCTCGAGGTTGAGAGTTTTGGAGGTAGAGCACTGATTGGACTAGGGGTCCCCACAGGATTACCGAATTCAGTCAAACTCCGAATGCCAAAAACTTTTACTCGGGAGTCAGACTGCGAGTGCTAAGATCCGTAGTCAAGAGGGAAACAGCCCAGACCATCAGCTAAGGTCCCCAAGTATACGTTAAGTGGAAAAGGATGTGGAGTTGCCCAGACAACCAGGATGTTGGCTTAGAAGCAGCCACCATTTAAAGAGTGCGTAATAGCTCACTGGTCGAGTGACTCTGCGCCGAAAATGTACCGGGGCTAAACGTATCACCGAAGCTATGGATTGACACCTTTGGTGTCAGTGGTAGGGGAGCGTTCTAAGTGCAGCGAAGTCAGATCGTAAGGACTGGTGGAGCGCTTAGAAGTGAGAATGCCGGTATGAGTAGCGAAAAGAGGGGTGAGAATCCCCTCCGTCGAAAGCCCAAGGTTTCCTGAGGAAGGCTCGTCCGCTCAGGGTAAGTCGGGACCTAAGCCGAGGCTGAAAAGCGTAGGCGATGGACAACAGGTTGAAATTCCTGTACCACCTCCTCACCGTTTGAGTAATGGGGGGACGCAGTAAGGTAGGGTAAGCGCGCTGATGGATATGCGCGTCCAAGCAATTAGGCTGAGAAGTAGGCAAATCCGCTTCTCGCGAAGGCTGAGTTGTGATGGCGAGGGAAATTTAGTACCGAAGTTCCTGATCCTACACTGCCTAGAAAAGCCTCTAGCGAGGTGAGAGGTGCCCGTACCGCAAACCGACACAGGTAGGCGAGAAGAGAATTCTAAGACGCTCGGGAGAACTCTCGTTAAGGAACTCGGCAAAATGACCCCGTAACTTCGGGAGAAGGGGTGCTCTATTAGGGTGTATGCCCGAGAGAGCCGCAGTGAATAGATCCAAGCGACTGTTTAGCAAAAACACAGGTCTCTGCGAAGCCGCAAGGCGAAGTATAGGGGCTGACACCTGCCCGGTGCTGGAAGGTTAAGAGGAGGGGTTATCCTTTGGGAGAAGCTCTGAATTGAAGCCCCAGTAAACGGCGGCCGTAACTATAACGGTCCTAAGGTAGCGAAATTCCTTGTCGGGTAAGTTCCGACCCGCACGAATGGTGTAACGATTTGGATACTGTCTCAACGAGAGACCCGGTGAAATTATAGTACCTGTGAAGATGCAGGTTACCCGCGACAGGACGGAAAGACCCCATGGAGCTTTACTGTAGCTTGATATTGGATGTTGGTACAGTTTGTACAGGATAGGTAGGAGCCTTGGAAGTCGGAGCGCCAGCTTCGACGGAGGCGTCGGTGGGATACTACCCTGACTGTGCTGACATTCTAACCTCGGACCGTGATCCGGTTCAGGGACAGTGTCAGGTGGGCAGTTTGACTGGGGCGGTCGCCTCCTAAACAGTAACGGAGGCGCCCAAAGGTTCCCTCAGAATGGTTGGAAATCATTCGAAGAGTGCAAAGGCATAAGGGAGCTTGACTGCGAGACCTACAAGTCGAGCAGGGACGAAAGTCGGGCTTAGTGATCCGGTGGTTCCGCATGGAAGGGCCATCGCTCAACGGATAAAAGCTACCCTGGGGATAACAGGCTTATCTCCCCCAAGAGTCCACATCGACGGGGAGGTTTGGCACCTCGATGTCGGCTCATCGCATCCTGGGGCTGAAGTAGGTCCCAAGGGTTGGGCTGTTCGCCCATTAAAGCGGTACGCGAGCTGGGTTCAGAACGTCGTGAGACAGTTCGGTCCCTATCCGTCGCGGGCGCAGGAAATTTGAGAGGAGCTGTCCTTAGTACGAGAGGACCGGGATGGACACACCGCTGGTGTACCAGTTGTTCCGCCAGGAGCATCGCTGGGTAGCTACGTGTGGACGGGATAAGTGCTGAAAGCATCTAAGCATGAAGCCCCCCTCGAGATGAGATTTCCCATGGAGTTAATCCAGTAAGACCCCTTAGAGATGATGAGGTTGATAGGTCTGGTGTGGAAGCGTGGCGACACGTGGAGCTGACAGATACTAATCGGTCGAGGACTTATCCAAAATTATTCTTGACACATGTTTACGAAACCACGCTAAGTTCGCGACGTCCTGTCGCAACGCCTGGTACCCACGTCCTGTGGGCATTATCTAGTTTTGAGAGAACAACTCTCAATTTTATATTATTCACGAAGAGGATCAAAGAGTTCGAGGAAGCAACGTAGGTCCTACCCGGAGCGTATCAAGCATACGTGAGGATAGGAACAAGGAAGCTGACGAAGAAATCTGCCGATCATCTGAAGTGATAAGTTTGGTGGCGATAGCAAAGAGGTCACACCCGTTCCCATGCCGAACACGGACGTTAAGCTCTTTTGCGCCGATGGTAGTTGGGGGCTTCCCCCTGTGAGAGTAGGACGTTGCCAAGCATCTAAAAAGCATTCCATTTATGGGATGCTTTTTTTTGTCTATGTAAATGGATAGGTAAGGTAATATAAGAATTTATTGGTAAGTTCCATCTGAATCAAGCACTTGAAGAAAAAATGCACATGTTCTTTTTAGATGATTTCTTTCTAGCGAGGTACTTCGAAGCAAGAGTTGCATAACTGGGGTCTTCTCTGTAGGAGAATATGGATGAGCCAGGACGTTACCGAGCACTTAAAAAGCATTCCGTTTATGGGATGCTTTCTTTTGATTTTACAAGACTCAGTTAGTGTGCTTCTTTAAATAAACGACTCAAGCCGTTAACATAGCCACTTTTATCTAATCATAAGATTAAATAGTAGGATCGAGTTATTAACATGAATAAATAGTTAATGCCGATCGATAGAAGATTTCATGACAATGAACTAAATTATTTAGAGAGAATCATTCAATAATTAATTCAGTCTGATGTCGATCCCAATATATTGGAGGTAGATGAGGATAATCAAATACGTATTTAAAGTACCACGTATATAGAAGTCTATGTTGATTTTCTAATGTATGACGTTCGACATTATACTGTCTTAATTCACTTGTGACAGATTGTCCTGCTTCATGTTTTACTATGATCTCTTCTTGTAGCGACATCACCCGATCGGTTCTCGTTTCTATCATCTGATAACCTAGATACGTAACAAGACTATAGCAAACTACTAAGAATACAAAGAAGCACAGAAAAAGGGACTTTAATTCTTTTATCATGAGTACACTCCTCTCTTACTCGAACATAAAATGAGATGACGTATAAACCTGTCTAATAATAAACAAAACCGGTGTGAGGGTTGTCATCTTTTATTTACTATATGTTCAAAGGGGAGAAGGTGTCCCTTTGAACGGAGAACTTGTTTAGAAAAATATCATGTCAGAACATCCGACAAAGGTATTGAACGGACAAATTTGTGTGGGGTAAGATCAATATACTTACTTCTTAATACAAGAATCTAACGAGGCTATATTTGATATATGGAAGGGGGATCTGCTGATGGAGCGATATTTGTGTATTGAATTTGGAATAATAAAAGAGGATATACTCATTTCCCCTATTTCTAATAAGAAAGTGACCATTGAAGAGTTAATAAATAAGCTAGAAGATCAAGGTATCGTTGAACAAGTTATGCGTACGATTGGAACAATAAAATTCTTAGGGAGAAAGGGAGTCATCACCTATCTAACAAAATTAGTCGACTAGATCAATGATGGTACGTATTGTGATTTTTTTCTTAAGACAATTATGGTTCAAGTGCATCATCATTCAACATTCATTTTTTACATTGTAGTAAATGAATGGAAATGATGGATTAGGGCAATATAAGACCACATCAATAGGATAGGTGGTCACATTATGCCGTCAATCATATCAATTAGTTCGTATGCACCGCCCCATACATTAACACAGGATACGACAACAGAATTTGCACGTGAGTTATTTAGTGAAAGTTATCAAGATATCGAAAGACTCCTCAACGTATTTGCTAATGGTCAAATTAATGAAAGACAGTTGGCTGTACCGATTGAGTGGTTTAAAGAAGAGCATTCGTTGCAAGAAAAGAATGATCTATACATTGAACTTGCGACAAAATACGGAGCAGAAGGCATTATGAAATGTGTAACCAATCGTTTGTTTCTACAAGAAGATGTTCAATTAGAGGAAATTGATGCTATTATTTTAGTGTCTAGTTCAGGGATGTCAACACCTAGTATTGATGCACGCATTATGAATGTGCTTCCTTTTTCTCCTCATACAAAAAGAATTCCACTTTGGGGACTTGGTTGTGCCGGGGGAGCAGCGGGGATAAGTCGTGCTTTTGAATATTGTAAGGCGTATCCAGAATCAAATGTACTTGTTGTTTGTATTGAGTTATGTAGCCTCACGTTTCAGCGCAATGATCGTTCTAAGAGTAATCTAGTAGGCACTTCTCTTTTTGCAGATGGTATTGCATGTGCCCTTGTTTCAGGGGACGAATCTATGATGATAAACAATATAGCGAAATCTGTCCGTCCGGTTATTAAGTCTACATTGAGTACGCTAATGCCACATTCAGAGGAAGTCATGGGATGGGATGTGAAAGATACTGGTCTTCATGTTGTGTTTTCAAGGGATATTCCTTTAATCATAAAAAAATGGTTGAAACCGAATGTAGAAGATTTCCTTATGAAAAATGGAATTGAATCAGGTCAGATTGATGCCTTTGTTGCCCATCCAGGTGGGAAAAAGGTGTTAGAAGCTTACGAGGAAACGTTATCGATGCCAGAATCAATGACGGAGATCTCAAGAGAGGTGTTACAAAAACATGGGAATATGTCTTCACCCACTGTGCTTTATGTTCTTGAAAAATTTATGCAAGTAGAAAGAGAACCAGGGGCTTATGGATTAATGGCTGCACTCGGACCTGGTTTTTGTTCAGAGCTTGTATTGATTCAGTGGGAGGGCGTTCATTAATGGGCTATATCTATATATTTATTAGCTTTGTAGTCATCCAACGAATCGTGGAGGTCATTATTGCAAATCAGAACGCATCATGGATCAAAAAGCAAGGAGGTTACGAGGTAGGAAGAGATCATTATAAATACATTGTTTCCTTACATGCTTTCTTTTTTATTGCTCTTTTGCTTGAGATATCTGTATTCAAAGCAAGCGTTCCTAGTTGGTCACTGATTCCGTTAATCCTTTTCCTTGTGGCTCAAATCGGCCGTGTGTGGGCACTCTCTTCATTAGGCCGTTTTTGGAATACAAGAATTATGGTTTTGCCTGGAGCAAAAGTAGTTGCAAAGGGACCATACCGATTTATGCGTCACCCGAATTATGTTATTGTGGCGTTGGAGCTTATTGCATTGCCTTTTATTTTTCAAGCGTATTGGACGGCTCTTATTTTTTCGGTCTTAAATGTCATCATACTTAGAGTGAGAATCAAGGAAGAGGAAAGAGCATTAAAAGAAGCGACGAACTATGAAGATGTTTTTAAAGATCGTGCTCGTTCTGTTCCGAGTTATGACGAGTAAGAGGCTAGCTTAGCTAGTCTTTTTTTCTTTGAGTAAAAAATAAATGATATAATGGCGTAAAGACTAAACAGATAAGATAGAGGTGAAAATCCATGAGTAAGAAGAAGAAAATGAAGTTTGAAGTCGGTGAAAATGAAACCATTAACGACTGTCTAGATCGTATGACAAAAGAGGGCTATCAAGCTGTGAGAAGAATGGAAGAGCCAGTGTTTGAAGAGAAGAAAGTTGGGAGAACAGTGGAATACATACCGGTAAGACAAAAAATCATCTTTGAAGGCAAACTGCTAGAAAGCGAACAATAATAGTCTGACATTTTGGTAATGTTCGACTTTTTATTGACATACTCCCCGTTGCCTTGTAAGATGAAGTTAAATAAACGGAAAACAGAATAATGCCTCATATAATCACGGGAATATGGCCCGAAAGTTTCTACCCGACAACCGTAAATTGTTGGACTATGAGGGAAAGTACACTTCTAGATAATCCTACTAGAAGTGTCATGAAAGCGCGGAATTAGCTTCCTTTCTCTCAATCTCGAGTAGACAAAGATAGCTAATTCTGCGCTTTTTTTGTGGAAGAATAACCATGGTAAAGGGGAGAGCATGATGAAGCCAGTAGTCGGAGTAATTATGGGAAGTACATCAGATTGGGACACAATGAAGCATGCTTGTGATGTGTTAGAGAAGCTAGAGATTGGTTATGAAAAAAAAGTCGTCTCTGCTCATCGAACACCTGATTTAATGTTTGACTATGCGGACACTGCAATTGAACGAGGTTTACAAGTGAT
Above is a genomic segment from Bacillus sp. FJAT-45037 containing:
- a CDS encoding type III polyketide synthase, with protein sequence MPSIISISSYAPPHTLTQDTTTEFARELFSESYQDIERLLNVFANGQINERQLAVPIEWFKEEHSLQEKNDLYIELATKYGAEGIMKCVTNRLFLQEDVQLEEIDAIILVSSSGMSTPSIDARIMNVLPFSPHTKRIPLWGLGCAGGAAGISRAFEYCKAYPESNVLVVCIELCSLTFQRNDRSKSNLVGTSLFADGIACALVSGDESMMINNIAKSVRPVIKSTLSTLMPHSEEVMGWDVKDTGLHVVFSRDIPLIIKKWLKPNVEDFLMKNGIESGQIDAFVAHPGGKKVLEAYEETLSMPESMTEISREVLQKHGNMSSPTVLYVLEKFMQVEREPGAYGLMAALGPGFCSELVLIQWEGVH
- a CDS encoding isoprenylcysteine carboxyl methyltransferase family protein, giving the protein MGYIYIFISFVVIQRIVEVIIANQNASWIKKQGGYEVGRDHYKYIVSLHAFFFIALLLEISVFKASVPSWSLIPLILFLVAQIGRVWALSSLGRFWNTRIMVLPGAKVVAKGPYRFMRHPNYVIVALELIALPFIFQAYWTALIFSVLNVIILRVRIKEEERALKEATNYEDVFKDRARSVPSYDE
- a CDS encoding NETI motif-containing protein, producing MSKKKKMKFEVGENETINDCLDRMTKEGYQAVRRMEEPVFEEKKVGRTVEYIPVRQKIIFEGKLLESEQ